The Heyndrickxia vini genome contains a region encoding:
- a CDS encoding MazG nucleotide pyrophosphohydrolase domain-containing protein gives MDVSEFQQWVNDYYENRGWSELDIFIRIGFLAEETGEVARAIRALEIGRDRPDEVAESFTNNRKALIEELGDVLGNVIVIANKYNISLEEVFNSHKEKLSKRYSHE, from the coding sequence TAAGTGAATTTCAACAGTGGGTAAATGATTATTATGAGAATAGAGGTTGGTCCGAGCTAGACATTTTTATTCGGATCGGCTTTTTAGCGGAGGAAACTGGAGAAGTAGCACGGGCAATAAGAGCCCTTGAAATTGGGCGGGATAGACCGGACGAAGTTGCAGAATCGTTTACGAACAATAGAAAGGCTTTAATAGAAGAATTAGGAGATGTATTGGGTAACGTAATTGTAATTGCGAATAAATATAACATTTCTTTAGAAGAAGTGTTTAATTCTCATAAGGAGAAACTCTCAAAGCGTTACTCTCATGAATAA